The proteins below come from a single Tenuifilum thalassicum genomic window:
- a CDS encoding STAS/SEC14 domain-containing protein, whose amino-acid sequence MDTIEVFKSSYGNAYYYPSTKTVEVTWNGSQTFEEYKTLFESLLAFQRDSMFEVKFYLSDIRKQGVISPKSRKWFEQVALPKAIEQGLKAAAVVFDGNAFKRYYLNLIMQVANVYKLPLKFFNSKDEAYKWFNSLEL is encoded by the coding sequence ATGGATACAATAGAAGTTTTTAAAAGTTCCTATGGCAATGCTTATTATTACCCAAGTACTAAGACCGTTGAGGTGACCTGGAATGGAAGCCAAACTTTTGAGGAATACAAAACGCTCTTTGAGTCTCTTCTTGCTTTTCAAAGAGATTCCATGTTTGAAGTAAAATTTTATTTATCCGACATTAGGAAACAGGGTGTTATAAGCCCTAAAAGTAGGAAATGGTTTGAACAGGTTGCCCTTCCTAAGGCAATTGAACAGGGACTTAAAGCAGCAGCCGTTGTTTTTGACGGAAATGCTTTTAAACGTTACTACCTTAACCTAATCATGCAAGTAGCAAACGTATACAAGCTGCCACTAAAATTCTTCAACAGTAAAGATGAAGCATATAAGTGGTTTAATTCTTTAGAACTATAA
- a CDS encoding OmpH family outer membrane protein translates to MKKTNLIINILFGLAIVALFVLHFTSGKKANVESANSTQVQDLGEFTAAWIDMDTILNNYDMYFDMKSELEQSSKKKEAELTAKSKSFEKQARDFQDKVQKGLVTRSEAQQLQADLANKEQQLYQMRDEMRMQLAEEEQVKLRKIHNSIVEYLKEYNADKGYKLIFSSTFGGPVLYGHPAIDITKEVLEGLNKKYAETKKN, encoded by the coding sequence ATGAAGAAGACAAATCTAATTATCAACATTCTGTTTGGATTAGCAATTGTAGCGCTCTTTGTGCTACATTTTACTTCGGGGAAAAAGGCTAATGTAGAAAGTGCTAATAGTACCCAGGTTCAAGATTTAGGCGAGTTTACTGCTGCGTGGATCGACATGGATACTATTCTCAATAACTACGACATGTATTTTGACATGAAAAGTGAGTTGGAACAAAGCAGTAAGAAGAAAGAGGCCGAACTCACTGCCAAATCAAAAAGTTTTGAAAAACAAGCTCGCGATTTTCAGGATAAAGTTCAGAAGGGACTTGTTACACGTTCCGAAGCACAGCAGCTTCAAGCCGATTTAGCAAACAAGGAGCAGCAGCTATACCAAATGCGCGACGAAATGCGTATGCAACTTGCCGAAGAAGAGCAAGTTAAGTTGCGCAAAATCCATAATAGCATTGTTGAGTACCTAAAGGAGTACAATGCTGACAAAGGTTATAAGCTAATTTTTAGCAGCACATTTGGTGGTCCTGTTCTTTATGGTCACCCAGCAATTGATATTACAAAAGAAGTTCTTGAAGGACTTAATAAAAAGTACGCCGAAACCAAGAAAAACTAA
- a CDS encoding co-chaperone GroES codes for MSLTFDPKDFDSIIVVGDRLLIKPKNPDERTKTGLLLPPGVQEKQKAHSGYVVKVGPGYPLPMLNETDEPWKKSQNQPKYFPLQAQVGDLAVYLRDSAIEVEFNNEKYVIVPYSSILLLFRDEGLLE; via the coding sequence ATGTCACTAACTTTTGACCCTAAAGATTTTGATAGTATAATAGTTGTAGGCGATAGGTTATTGATAAAGCCTAAAAATCCTGATGAAAGAACCAAAACAGGATTACTCTTACCCCCAGGTGTTCAAGAAAAGCAAAAAGCGCATAGTGGATATGTTGTAAAGGTAGGACCTGGATATCCACTACCTATGTTAAACGAAACCGATGAACCTTGGAAGAAAAGCCAGAATCAACCCAAATATTTTCCTTTACAAGCCCAGGTTGGCGATTTGGCTGTGTACTTGCGCGACAGTGCCATTGAGGTTGAGTTTAACAATGAAAAGTATGTAATAGTTCCATATTCCTCTATTTTGTTGCTTTTCCGCGATGAGGGGCTGCTAGAATAA